The following proteins are encoded in a genomic region of Oryctolagus cuniculus chromosome 6, mOryCun1.1, whole genome shotgun sequence:
- the C6H8orf76 gene encoding uncharacterized protein C8orf76 homolog isoform X2 produces MEAGCWLFGCEFEDSVFEERPERRPGPPVSYCAKRCEPQWFCEETESSDDVEALTTKKFKGDLAYRQGEYQKALQEYSSIAEKLSPTNFSMKRDIQEGQARCLAHLGRHQEALEIATELENKATNTDHLTTVLYLQFAICSSLQNLEKTIFCLQKLISLHPFNPWNWGKLAEAYLSLGPALSTSLASAQKQNSFTSSDEPVKSSSPHSGRGCLLCLPETLPASSVFPLEARSSHSRENEDALKSIRHCVAGESDEALPETRMKACASFIRTRLLLQLTQSQQTSFALEKNLRTQQEIEDRVKGFGFKDDTLLLIAEIGSEARSQVPLLVSHAGGCRAQTVGPSSTALPGHSRELDWKRSSQD; encoded by the exons ATGGAGGCCGGATGCTGGTTGTTCGGTTGCGAGTTCGAGGATTCGGTGTTCGAAGAAAGGCCCGAGCGGCGGCCTGGGCCTCCAGTGTCCTACTGCGCCAAGCGCTGCGAGCCGCAG TGGTTTTGCGAAGAAACAGAGAGCAGTGATGATGTCGAGGCCCTGACTACCAAGAAGTTCAAAGGCGACCTGGCCTACAGACAAGGAGAGTATCAG AAAGCACTGCAGGAGTATTCCAGTATCGCTGAGAAATTGTCGCCTaccaatttttccatgaaaaggGACATCCAGGAAGGCCAGGCTCGGTGTCTGGCTCACCTGGGGAGGCACCAGGAAGCCCTGGAGATTGCTACCGAGCTG gaAAATAAAGCGACCAACACAGACCATTTAACCACTGTGCTGTACCTCCAGTTTGCTATTTGCTCAAGTTTGCAGAACTTGGAGAAGACAATTTTCTGCTTGCAGAAACTGATTTCTTTGCATCCTTTTAATCCCTGGAACTGGGGCAAGTTGGCAGAGGCTTACCTGAGTCTGGGGCCAGCTCTCTCCACTTCACTTGCGTCAGCTCAGAAACAGAACAGTTTCACCTCAAGTGACGAGCCGGTCAAGTCCTCCTCTCCACACTCAGGACGAGGCTGTCTGCTGTGTTTGCCTGAAACCTTGCCTGCGAGCTCTGTGTTTCCTTTGGAAGCAAGGAGCAGTCACAGCCGGGAAAATGAGGATGCCCTTAAGAGCATTCGACACTGCGTGGCGGGAGAGAGCGACGAAGCGCTGCCGGAGACTCGGATGAAAGCCTGTGCATCGTTTATACGAACCAG GCTTTTGCTTCAACTCACCCAATCGCAGCAAACATCGTTTGCTTTGGAGAAGAACTTAAGGACGCAGCAGGAAATCGAAGACAGAGTGAAAGGGTTTGGCTTCAAAGACGACACGTTGCTGTTGATAGCTGAG attggatccgaagccaggagccaggtgcccctcctggtctcccatgcgggtgggtgtagggcccaaacagttgggccatcctccactgcactcccgggccacagcagagagctggactggaagaggagcagccaggactag